A genomic window from Desulfovermiculus halophilus DSM 18834 includes:
- a CDS encoding cation:proton antiporter produces the protein MHPPSDASHLILFTGAVVVTTMLVKGSLERTAVPPLVGYLLLGVGLSWVSDVWPLFAEAGQTIGFFGQLGLVALLFRVGLKSDITVLVRQLRNASLAWILNVVLAGVLGYYLTASVLGYGLVSGLIVGAAFTATSVGVSVKVWEEKDALNSKNGALLVDLAELDDVSAVVLMALVFTLVPLLQNGGAVSFVSALGTAGLGFVLKMAVFGALCYLFAVFWERPLTSFLQSVESRPDSTLTIVGFGFVVAALAGMLGFSLAIGAFFAGLVFSRDPKCISIDDAFVPLYDFFSPFFFVSIGYQLQLGAIVPGLEMGLVLAVAAVGVKVAANGLPVAMLSDVQSGTLVGMSMVPRAEISLVIMQKGMQLGDWAVDQALFGAMVTVSAITCLVSPMLVRFLLTRWPQDTSKTQEP, from the coding sequence ATGCACCCCCCGAGCGATGCCTCGCATCTCATTTTGTTCACCGGAGCCGTGGTGGTAACCACCATGCTGGTCAAGGGGAGCCTGGAACGGACGGCGGTGCCGCCCCTGGTCGGGTATCTGCTCCTGGGCGTGGGGCTGAGCTGGGTAAGCGATGTCTGGCCCTTGTTCGCGGAAGCGGGGCAGACCATCGGCTTCTTCGGCCAGCTGGGTCTGGTCGCCCTTCTGTTTCGAGTTGGACTCAAGAGCGACATCACCGTTCTGGTCAGGCAGCTGCGCAACGCCAGTCTGGCCTGGATCCTCAATGTGGTTCTTGCGGGTGTGCTGGGATATTACCTCACGGCCTCTGTCCTGGGCTACGGCCTGGTCAGCGGCCTGATTGTCGGAGCGGCGTTCACCGCCACCAGCGTCGGGGTCTCGGTCAAGGTGTGGGAGGAAAAGGATGCCTTGAACTCCAAAAACGGCGCACTGCTCGTGGATCTGGCCGAGCTGGACGATGTCAGTGCCGTGGTCCTCATGGCCCTGGTCTTTACCCTGGTTCCGCTGCTGCAGAACGGCGGCGCTGTGTCCTTTGTCTCCGCCCTGGGCACGGCCGGCCTGGGCTTTGTCCTGAAAATGGCCGTGTTCGGTGCGCTGTGCTATCTGTTTGCCGTGTTTTGGGAGCGGCCCCTGACCTCTTTTCTGCAGTCTGTGGAGAGCCGGCCGGATTCCACCCTGACCATTGTCGGCTTCGGGTTTGTGGTTGCCGCCCTGGCCGGGATGCTGGGCTTTTCCCTGGCCATCGGGGCCTTTTTCGCCGGCCTGGTCTTTAGCCGGGATCCCAAATGCATCTCCATCGACGACGCCTTTGTCCCTTTATACGATTTCTTCAGCCCGTTTTTCTTTGTCAGCATCGGCTACCAGCTGCAGCTGGGGGCCATTGTCCCCGGGCTGGAGATGGGGCTGGTTCTGGCTGTTGCCGCGGTTGGGGTCAAAGTGGCGGCCAACGGCCTGCCCGTAGCCATGCTCAGCGATGTGCAAAGCGGAACCCTGGTGGGGATGAGCATGGTCCCCAGGGCGGAGATCTCCCTGGTCATCATGCAGAAAGGCATGCAGCTGGGGGACTGGGCCGTGGATCAGGCCCTGTTCGGAGCCATGGTCACGGTCAGCGCCATAACCTGCCTGGTCTCGCCCATGCTGGTCAGGTTCCTGCTCACCCGCTGGCCGCAGGACACCAGCAAGACCCAGGAGCCGTGA
- a CDS encoding molybdopterin dinucleotide binding domain-containing protein, which produces MKKTLVDMLICPACLPQENELSLHVEKILDEDVIQGQLTCSRCAEVFLIRDGVADLDPGRAQRSPSKYEQSAVVSSYLWSHYGDILQEEQASDAYDQWGQLMQPHLGICLDIGSAVGRFAFEMAQKCDFVLGLDREFPWGSVEEAIDEQLAPSGITVQALRQNPSGLRAEPLEFAKHEKQGFATPSGKVEFYSQRLADNGHSPVPFLHAEPGEPISFAGQIPGQAFIGISGERTNRFTHTQFHTIPSLIQREPEGYVELHADDARAKGIGAQDLVQVQTPRGSIRMKARITDRVHPGSVLIAWGWGDIDPEASLNNLTDDEQRDPITCTPAARTFMCAVHKVGSEEKRSE; this is translated from the coding sequence ATGAAAAAAACGCTCGTGGACATGCTCATTTGCCCTGCCTGTCTTCCCCAGGAAAATGAGCTGTCACTTCACGTGGAAAAGATTTTAGACGAAGACGTCATCCAGGGTCAACTGACCTGTTCCAGATGTGCTGAGGTCTTTTTGATTCGCGACGGCGTGGCCGACCTTGACCCTGGACGCGCACAGCGCTCGCCTTCCAAATATGAACAATCCGCTGTGGTCTCCTCCTATCTCTGGAGTCACTATGGGGATATCCTCCAGGAGGAGCAGGCCTCTGACGCCTATGATCAATGGGGCCAGCTCATGCAACCCCATTTGGGGATCTGCCTGGACATCGGATCCGCCGTGGGCAGATTCGCCTTTGAAATGGCCCAGAAATGTGACTTTGTCCTGGGCCTGGACCGGGAGTTCCCCTGGGGCTCGGTGGAAGAGGCCATTGATGAACAGCTTGCCCCCTCAGGGATCACCGTCCAGGCCCTGCGCCAGAACCCAAGCGGGCTCCGAGCCGAGCCTTTGGAATTTGCCAAACACGAAAAGCAGGGTTTTGCCACCCCTTCCGGGAAGGTGGAGTTCTATTCCCAGCGACTTGCGGATAACGGCCACTCTCCGGTTCCATTTCTCCATGCTGAACCGGGGGAGCCCATCAGCTTTGCCGGACAGATCCCAGGTCAGGCTTTCATCGGGATCAGCGGGGAACGGACCAATCGCTTCACCCACACTCAGTTCCACACCATCCCCTCTTTGATCCAAAGGGAACCCGAAGGATACGTGGAGCTGCATGCAGATGATGCCCGGGCCAAAGGTATTGGTGCTCAGGACTTGGTCCAGGTGCAGACCCCCAGAGGAAGTATCCGGATGAAGGCTAGGATCACGGACCGGGTCCATCCGGGATCGGTGCTCATTGCCTGGGGGTGGGGGGACATAGACCCGGAAGCCAGCCTGAACAACCTGACCGATGATGAACAGCGAGACCCCATCACCTGCACTCCAGCGGCCCGGACCTTTATGTGTGCAGTGCACAAAGTCGGTTCAGAGGAAAAACGAAGTGAGTAA
- the rbr gene encoding rubrerythrin gives MARLKGTKTEQNILTAFAGEAQARNRYTYFASQAKKDGYVQIADIFEETANQEKEHAKRLFKLLEGGDVTVSAEFPAGVIGSTVDNLKAAAAGENHEHSDMYPSFAKTAKEEGFTDIAAIFEAIAVAERQHEKRYLDLAANIEAGRVFERGDSQTWRCRNCGYLHQGTGAPETCPACAHPQAHFELLGENY, from the coding sequence ATGGCCAGACTCAAAGGGACCAAGACAGAGCAAAATATCTTGACCGCTTTTGCCGGTGAGGCCCAGGCAAGAAACAGGTACACCTACTTTGCCTCCCAGGCCAAGAAGGACGGATATGTCCAGATTGCGGATATCTTCGAGGAAACCGCAAATCAGGAGAAGGAGCACGCCAAGCGGCTGTTCAAGCTTTTGGAGGGCGGAGACGTCACGGTCAGCGCCGAGTTTCCGGCCGGGGTGATCGGGAGCACGGTGGACAATCTCAAGGCCGCTGCCGCCGGGGAAAATCATGAGCACAGCGATATGTATCCCTCCTTTGCCAAGACAGCCAAGGAAGAAGGGTTTACCGACATCGCTGCAATTTTTGAAGCCATTGCCGTGGCGGAGCGGCAGCACGAAAAGAGGTACCTGGACCTGGCGGCCAATATCGAAGCCGGCCGGGTGTTTGAGAGAGGCGATTCCCAGACCTGGCGCTGCCGGAACTGCGGCTACCTGCATCAGGGAACCGGGGCCCCGGAAACCTGTCCCGCCTGCGCCCACCCCCAGGCCCATTTCGAGCTTTTGGGCGAGAACTATTAA
- a CDS encoding 2-oxoacid:ferredoxin oxidoreductase subunit beta, with amino-acid sequence MVTSSDFGQFETAWCPGCGNHAILKAVKEALAGMDKQPRDVCLVSGIGQAAKTPHYMLCNLFNGLHGRALPVATGIKLANPGLDVIAESGDGCMYGEGGNHFLAAVRRNINLTLLVHNNQIYGLTKGQASPTTATGQTTKAQPHGAYSAPFAPLSTALSLGAGFVARGFSGMTEHLVSLIQTAVRHPGFALVDILQPCVSFNKVNTHSWYKERCTELDDSHDAGDWEAAMRLSMQWGETIPVGILYQNTDRGPFEGHFPQLEPGPLADNSPSLTTLESIMQTYA; translated from the coding sequence ATGGTCACGAGCAGTGATTTTGGACAGTTCGAAACCGCATGGTGTCCCGGCTGCGGCAACCACGCGATCCTGAAGGCGGTCAAGGAAGCCCTGGCCGGAATGGACAAACAGCCCCGTGACGTCTGCCTTGTCTCCGGCATCGGGCAAGCGGCCAAGACCCCGCATTATATGCTGTGCAACCTGTTCAACGGCCTGCACGGCCGGGCCCTGCCTGTGGCCACCGGGATCAAGCTGGCCAACCCCGGGCTGGATGTGATTGCCGAAAGCGGGGACGGCTGCATGTACGGAGAAGGGGGCAATCACTTCCTGGCCGCGGTGCGCAGGAACATCAACCTGACCCTTTTGGTCCACAACAACCAGATCTACGGCCTGACCAAGGGCCAGGCCAGTCCAACCACAGCCACAGGACAGACAACCAAGGCCCAGCCCCACGGGGCCTACTCCGCCCCGTTCGCCCCGCTGTCCACGGCCTTGAGCCTGGGAGCGGGGTTCGTGGCCCGGGGATTCTCCGGAATGACCGAGCATCTGGTCTCTCTGATCCAGACCGCGGTCCGGCATCCGGGATTCGCCCTGGTGGATATCCTCCAGCCCTGCGTGTCCTTCAACAAGGTCAACACCCACTCCTGGTACAAGGAGCGGTGCACAGAGCTGGACGACAGCCACGATGCCGGTGACTGGGAGGCGGCCATGCGTCTCAGCATGCAGTGGGGAGAGACAATACCGGTGGGCATCCTGTATCAGAATACGGACAGGGGGCCCTTTGAAGGCCATTTTCCCCAGCTGGAGCCGGGGCCTCTGGCGGACAACAGCCCGTCGCTTACGACCCTGGAGTCCATTATGCAGACCTATGCCTGA
- a CDS encoding type II toxin-antitoxin system PemK/MazF family toxin: MGRFVKGDVVRILFRFSDLKNAKPRPALVLADLAGQDSILCQITKKRPTFDQGIQLTRDSFTDSPLPVIPSYVRPAKLFTADNSLIDKKVATVSEDILKQVYEVLNSLFSI, translated from the coding sequence ATGGGCCGATTTGTAAAAGGCGATGTCGTAAGGATTCTGTTTCGCTTCTCGGATCTGAAAAATGCTAAACCAAGACCTGCCTTGGTTCTTGCCGATCTTGCCGGACAGGATTCCATTTTATGCCAGATTACGAAAAAGAGACCGACGTTTGATCAAGGCATTCAGCTTACTCGGGATTCATTCACAGACTCGCCCCTCCCGGTAATCCCCTCCTATGTTCGTCCAGCTAAGCTGTTTACAGCAGACAATTCCCTTATAGACAAAAAAGTAGCAACCGTATCCGAAGATATCCTTAAGCAAGTTTATGAGGTGCTGAATTCCTTGTTTTCCATATAG
- a CDS encoding ferredoxin: MKVKIDYDLCMGDRNCNKVCPDVFQYDEDQLISRVLVDKVPADQKELVRKAARECAPGAIIVEE; encoded by the coding sequence ATGAAAGTCAAAATCGATTATGACTTGTGCATGGGAGATCGGAACTGCAACAAGGTCTGTCCGGATGTATTTCAGTATGATGAAGATCAGCTGATCTCTCGAGTATTGGTGGATAAAGTCCCTGCGGACCAGAAGGAGCTGGTCCGCAAAGCAGCCAGAGAATGCGCCCCAGGGGCGATAATCGTCGAAGAGTAA
- a CDS encoding ATP-binding protein — protein MKQVTAQAVLEQLRQIDESDRIEAKRASAIGESLLETVCAFANEPGLGGGWLLLGVVKASDTPGDYRVTGVADPDKLLGDLHSQCAGVFNVPVRIQARAETVDEGTVILVEVPEVDPASRPIYFANKPLPRSAWRRGPSGDYRCNQDDLAELYQGRSSQSFDATIVSDASLDDIDPDAIEYYRDARRAVNPTAEELSFSDDELLEALGAVARKSGQSRPTVAGVLLFGRRGALRRLFPANRVDYVRIPGKEWIEDPHNRFTTLDLRDTLPRLIQRSTAAVLDDLPRAFRLPEGEIRRGEKTVLPTKVVREAVVNAVMHRNYQRQQPIQLLRYSNRLEVQNPGYSLKALENLGEPGSQWRNPVIASVLHEMGLAETKGSGIRVMRRLMEEAGLSPPSFDSDRHNDQFSATYLFHHFLGEADIEWLGRFRHLGLGEDEQRALIFIRETGRITNSDYRDLNRVDTLAASQRLIHLRDLMLIDQVPRGAATYYVPGKELSGLSNGEEGILFSGLSQESEALSQESEALSQESEALSQESGGGASEQTYREQLLAELPDELRSELERIGQRSRDPQQIPRLIQALCALRPYGASELAVLLKRRRDYLHRQHIAPLLAENLVRYRFPGEPNRPDQAYMATKEQE, from the coding sequence ATGAAGCAGGTCACGGCCCAGGCCGTCCTTGAGCAGCTCCGGCAAATCGACGAGTCAGACCGCATTGAGGCCAAACGGGCCTCGGCCATTGGCGAGTCCCTGTTGGAAACGGTCTGCGCCTTTGCAAACGAGCCGGGCCTGGGCGGTGGCTGGCTGTTGCTGGGTGTGGTGAAGGCCTCGGATACGCCCGGTGACTACAGGGTGACCGGTGTCGCCGATCCGGACAAGCTGCTGGGAGACCTGCATTCCCAGTGCGCCGGTGTCTTCAATGTGCCGGTACGGATTCAGGCGCGGGCGGAGACGGTGGACGAGGGCACAGTGATTCTGGTGGAAGTGCCTGAGGTCGACCCGGCTTCTCGCCCCATATATTTTGCCAACAAGCCCCTGCCGCGCTCGGCCTGGCGGCGCGGCCCCAGCGGCGACTACCGTTGTAACCAGGACGATCTGGCAGAACTGTATCAGGGTCGGTCCAGCCAAAGTTTTGATGCCACGATCGTCTCAGATGCCAGCCTGGATGACATCGACCCGGATGCCATCGAGTACTACCGGGATGCCCGTCGTGCCGTGAATCCGACGGCGGAGGAATTAAGCTTTTCCGATGACGAACTCCTGGAGGCGCTGGGCGCTGTTGCCCGCAAATCCGGGCAGTCGCGCCCCACAGTGGCCGGTGTGCTGTTGTTTGGTCGGCGGGGGGCGCTGCGACGGCTGTTCCCCGCCAACCGGGTGGACTATGTTCGCATCCCAGGCAAGGAGTGGATCGAGGATCCGCACAACCGCTTTACCACCCTGGATCTGCGTGACACCCTGCCCCGGCTGATCCAGCGGTCAACTGCAGCGGTGCTGGACGATCTGCCGCGGGCTTTTCGACTGCCGGAAGGGGAGATACGACGGGGAGAGAAGACGGTACTGCCGACTAAGGTAGTGCGCGAGGCGGTGGTAAACGCAGTGATGCACCGCAACTACCAGCGCCAGCAGCCCATCCAGTTGCTGCGCTACAGCAACCGGCTGGAGGTGCAGAACCCGGGGTACTCTCTGAAGGCGCTGGAGAATTTGGGTGAGCCGGGCTCGCAGTGGCGGAACCCGGTGATCGCCTCGGTGTTGCACGAAATGGGGCTGGCGGAGACCAAGGGCAGCGGGATTCGCGTCATGCGGCGGCTGATGGAGGAGGCCGGGCTCTCCCCGCCGAGCTTCGATTCGGACCGCCACAACGATCAGTTTTCGGCGACTTATCTGTTCCACCATTTTTTGGGCGAAGCCGATATCGAGTGGTTGGGACGTTTCCGGCACCTTGGGCTGGGCGAGGATGAGCAACGAGCGCTGATTTTCATTCGGGAGACCGGTCGCATCACCAACTCTGATTACCGCGACTTGAACCGGGTCGACACCCTGGCCGCCAGCCAGCGACTGATCCACCTGAGGGATCTGATGCTCATTGATCAGGTCCCCCGGGGGGCGGCGACCTACTATGTCCCTGGTAAGGAGCTGAGCGGCCTATCGAACGGAGAAGAGGGCATCCTGTTCTCTGGCTTATCACAGGAGTCTGAAGCCTTATCACAGGAGTCTGAAGCCTTATCACAGGAGTCTGAAGCCTTATCACAGGAGTCCGGGGGAGGGGCATCCGAGCAGACGTACCGTGAGCAACTCCTGGCCGAATTGCCAGATGAGCTTAGAAGCGAGCTGGAACGCATCGGGCAGCGCAGCCGTGATCCACAACAGATACCACGACTCATACAAGCGCTTTGCGCCCTTCGACCCTACGGAGCCAGCGAGCTGGCGGTTCTTTTAAAGCGCCGCCGGGACTATCTGCATCGTCAGCACATCGCCCCCCTGCTCGCCGAGAACCTCGTGCGATACCGGTTTCCAGGTGAGCCGAATCGCCCGGACCAAGCCTATATGGCCACCAAGGAGCAAGAATGA
- a CDS encoding class I SAM-dependent methyltransferase produces the protein MTRIDKRCFATLEFELEWTSSQASHRERFLAKKVNIWRDFFPPGMEEALIGRSIGDTVRMEYGPGEAVPARKARDVRSLSRSTFKPPLRGQPISGPRFGRFYPQGFLSDLVGIYPENVFPFRVIGLEGNEFTADMSHPLADCPLSISAYVHNVAVKDGDVGGRCSVWVEEMGDKGPGMQARWGEHPTDFELQEPLLREDEEQDAAFYARPRMVGHVDAQAREHLQAEYSRFLLPGMQVLDVMSSVYSHFPKRMDLEVTGLGMNQEELEANPALDHHVVHDLNACPELPFPDASFDLVVCSLSIEYVIRPQVFIAQIRRVLRPGGRVVLSFSNRWFPPKVTGLWTTLHEFERLGLVLEILLRDEGFTQLETTSVRNWWRPPEDKYYGQLWTSDPVYVVTGTVQA, from the coding sequence ATGACCCGAATAGACAAAAGATGTTTTGCCACCTTGGAGTTTGAGCTGGAATGGACAAGCTCCCAGGCCAGTCACCGGGAGCGGTTTCTGGCCAAAAAGGTGAATATTTGGCGCGATTTCTTCCCCCCGGGAATGGAAGAAGCCCTGATAGGCCGAAGCATCGGGGATACAGTCCGCATGGAGTATGGACCGGGGGAAGCTGTCCCGGCCAGGAAGGCACGCGATGTCCGCTCTCTGTCCCGCTCTACCTTCAAGCCCCCTCTGCGGGGACAGCCGATATCCGGACCCAGATTCGGCCGATTTTATCCCCAGGGCTTCTTAAGCGACCTGGTGGGCATCTATCCGGAAAATGTATTTCCCTTCCGGGTCATTGGCCTGGAGGGCAATGAGTTTACCGCGGACATGAGCCATCCCTTGGCCGACTGTCCCCTGTCCATATCCGCATATGTACATAATGTGGCGGTCAAGGACGGGGATGTAGGCGGCAGGTGCTCGGTGTGGGTGGAGGAGATGGGGGACAAGGGCCCCGGGATGCAGGCCCGCTGGGGGGAGCATCCCACTGACTTTGAACTGCAGGAGCCCCTGCTCCGGGAAGATGAGGAGCAGGATGCCGCATTCTATGCCCGGCCCAGGATGGTCGGCCATGTGGACGCCCAGGCCAGGGAGCATCTGCAGGCGGAGTACTCCCGCTTTCTCCTTCCCGGCATGCAGGTTCTGGATGTCATGAGCAGCGTGTACTCTCATTTCCCGAAACGCATGGATCTGGAGGTCACCGGGCTGGGGATGAACCAGGAGGAGCTGGAGGCCAACCCGGCATTGGACCACCATGTGGTCCATGACCTCAATGCCTGTCCGGAGCTGCCTTTTCCAGACGCATCTTTTGATCTGGTTGTCTGCAGTCTGTCCATTGAATACGTGATCCGGCCGCAGGTCTTTATAGCCCAGATCAGGCGCGTCCTTCGACCCGGGGGCCGGGTGGTCCTCAGTTTTTCCAACCGCTGGTTCCCGCCCAAGGTCACCGGGCTGTGGACCACCCTGCACGAGTTTGAGCGCCTGGGGCTGGTTCTGGAGATTCTGCTCCGGGATGAGGGCTTTACGCAGCTGGAAACAACCTCGGTGCGCAATTGGTGGCGGCCTCCGGAGGATAAGTACTACGGCCAGCTGTGGACCAGCGACCCGGTGTATGTGGTCACCGGCACGGTCCAGGCCTGA
- a CDS encoding 2-oxoacid:acceptor oxidoreductase subunit alpha, producing the protein MDDITLCIGGEAGQGLDTMGQLLAKSLIRSGYEILVSQNYMSRIRGGHNTFSIRTCTSPLLGPGDEIHILAAFTQESIDLHQDQLAKRHLILTSEELGSKNTLDALLPVPFQQLTDQKILHNVAALGCLCGILGLLPDIGAGVVRSAFGSKDQDLAQKNLDAFHNGLNWVRERIEDAWHLPSVSPPESGSRLMLAASQAVALGAMSAGVNFCSFYPMTPATGVALNLAAHDQELGCVVEQAEDELSAVNMAVGASFAGAVPIVPTSGGGFALMGEGISLAGMTETPVTLVLAQRPGPATGLPTRTEQSDLELALYSGHGEFPRAVMAPGTPEECFYLTRKAVDLAQRYQTPTIVLTDQFLADSYRAVPAFDLHNLSPVAQPDTSAFPQDYVRFASTASGVSPRALPGYGPALVVADSDEHTQEGHITESGEVRTGMVDKRRRKEDGLRQETAAPEYSGPDSPDVLLLCWGSSKGAVMEAARICSESGMRVGTLHFSQVWPLDPAQFEDRLRQAGLVVAVESNAGAQFAALIRRQTGFAVQASILRYDGRPLSASYILPRLNPLIKEQTNGHEQ; encoded by the coding sequence ATGGACGACATCACCCTGTGCATCGGCGGCGAAGCCGGGCAGGGCCTGGACACCATGGGACAGCTCCTGGCCAAGTCCCTGATTCGATCCGGATACGAGATCCTGGTTTCCCAAAACTATATGTCCAGGATCCGGGGCGGACACAACACCTTTTCCATCCGGACCTGCACCAGCCCCCTGCTCGGGCCGGGAGACGAAATCCACATCCTGGCCGCATTCACCCAGGAAAGCATCGACCTGCACCAGGATCAGCTGGCCAAGCGGCATCTGATCCTGACCAGCGAAGAACTGGGCAGCAAAAACACCCTGGACGCCCTGCTCCCGGTCCCCTTTCAGCAGCTCACGGACCAGAAGATCCTGCACAATGTTGCGGCCCTGGGCTGTCTCTGCGGCATTCTGGGCCTTTTGCCGGACATCGGCGCCGGGGTGGTCCGCTCTGCCTTTGGATCCAAGGACCAGGACCTGGCCCAAAAGAATCTAGACGCCTTTCACAACGGCCTAAACTGGGTCCGAGAGCGGATCGAAGACGCCTGGCACCTGCCTTCCGTCTCCCCCCCGGAATCCGGGTCCAGACTCATGCTGGCCGCCAGCCAGGCCGTGGCCCTGGGGGCCATGAGCGCAGGGGTGAACTTCTGCTCCTTCTACCCCATGACCCCGGCTACCGGGGTGGCCCTGAACCTGGCCGCCCATGACCAGGAGCTGGGATGCGTCGTGGAGCAGGCCGAGGATGAGCTCAGCGCCGTGAACATGGCTGTCGGGGCCTCCTTTGCCGGAGCTGTGCCCATTGTTCCCACCTCCGGGGGAGGCTTCGCCCTCATGGGCGAGGGCATCAGCCTGGCCGGGATGACCGAAACTCCGGTCACCCTGGTCCTGGCCCAGCGTCCGGGGCCGGCCACCGGCCTACCCACCAGGACCGAGCAGTCGGACCTGGAGCTGGCCCTGTACAGCGGCCACGGGGAGTTCCCCCGGGCGGTCATGGCCCCCGGCACCCCGGAGGAATGCTTTTACCTGACCCGCAAGGCCGTGGACCTGGCCCAGCGCTACCAGACCCCGACCATTGTGCTCACCGATCAGTTTCTGGCCGACTCCTACCGGGCAGTACCCGCCTTTGACCTGCACAATCTGTCCCCGGTGGCCCAGCCGGACACCTCCGCTTTTCCCCAAGACTACGTCCGTTTCGCATCCACCGCATCCGGAGTTTCACCCCGGGCCCTGCCCGGATACGGTCCCGCCCTGGTGGTGGCCGACAGCGACGAGCACACCCAGGAGGGACATATAACCGAAAGCGGAGAGGTCCGGACCGGGATGGTGGACAAGCGGAGACGAAAGGAGGACGGCCTGCGGCAGGAGACGGCCGCCCCGGAATACAGCGGGCCGGACAGCCCGGACGTCCTGCTTCTCTGCTGGGGATCGAGCAAGGGGGCGGTCATGGAGGCGGCCCGGATCTGCAGCGAGTCGGGCATGCGGGTCGGGACCCTGCATTTTTCCCAGGTCTGGCCCCTGGATCCGGCTCAGTTCGAGGACCGTCTCCGGCAGGCTGGCCTGGTCGTGGCGGTGGAAAGCAACGCCGGGGCCCAGTTCGCGGCCCTGATCCGCAGGCAAACCGGCTTTGCGGTCCAGGCCAGCATCCTGCGCTACGACGGACGGCCCCTGAGCGCTTCGTATATCCTTCCCCGGCTGAACCCCCTGATCAAGGAGCAGACCAATGGTCACGAGCAGTGA
- a CDS encoding DsrE family protein, producing MARYLFILSQDSNEAATRCFQFAKVAMDKGHQVDLFLIDGGVEWANSRRDMNLKTVTGDCPNDYLPTLVDKEIPIGV from the coding sequence ATGGCTCGATATCTATTCATCCTCAGCCAGGACAGCAATGAGGCGGCCACCCGATGTTTTCAGTTCGCCAAAGTTGCGATGGACAAAGGGCATCAGGTGGATCTGTTTTTGATCGACGGGGGCGTGGAATGGGCCAACTCCAGGCGGGACATGAACCTCAAGACCGTGACCGGCGACTGCCCCAACGACTACCTGCCCACCCTGGTGGACAAGGAGATCCCCATCGGGGTCTGA